CAAGAATCGCGCCGTGAGCGACGTGAATCGTGAAGCCAGCAGTGCCACCCGCGAGGGTGTACATCGATGGGATGGCAACTTCGAGGACGGGGCGCATCTGCATCACCATCATCGCCCCCATGACGATGGCAGCGACGGCGCCAGCGGCGACGCCTGCGACCCAGTTTCCGTCGAGTGTCGATTCGGTTCGTGCTGTCGTCTGTGTCGACATGTGGCCGCACGTTCATCGGTTCCGCAATTAATCCTCTCTCGGACGGGTGAGACTGCCGCATTGCGGGGATACGATTATATGGAGTGGTCCGCGTCGGGCGGTGACGCCGACAGGAGCACTCGCGGTTACGTGGGGGTTCCCCTCCGAGACTTTTAATCAGATGGCGGCCGAGAACCGTTCGTGGCCCACGCGAACGGTCCCCGCGACGACGATAACGACTCGGAGAGAGCGTGGCGCTTCTTCCCGTACGACGAACCGTACCCGAATCAGGAGGCGGCGATGTCCGGTATTTCGGACGCCCTCGACGACGAGCGCAACGTCCTCCTCGAAGGTGCGACTGGGACGGGAAAGACCATCTCGGCACTCGTCCCGGCGCTGGAGTACGCCCGTGAACACGACAAGACGGTGGTCATCACCACGAACGTCCACCAGCAGATGCGGCAGTTCATCGAAGACGCCCGCGCCATCACCCGACGCGAACCCATCCGAGCGGTGGTGTTCCGCGGCAAGTCCTCGATGTGCCACATCGACGTGGGGTTTCAGGAGTGCCAGACCCTCCGCGACACGACAAGAAGCATCGTCGAAAAGGAGTCCGACAAGTCTGAACTCTCAGAACAGGCCCAGACGCTCCTCGACCGGATGCGTGAGGGCGAGTCGGGTGCTGGTGAGGCCAGAACTGCCGTCACGAACGAACTCGACGCCATCGACGACGAGTTAGAACAGTTGAAAGAGGGCAACTACTGCGACCACTACTACAACAACCTCACGCAGAACACCGACGAGTTCTTCCAGTGGTTGTTCGACGACGTGCGGACGCCCGACGAGATTTTCGAACACGCCGGGCGACAGGACCTCTGTGGCTACGAACTGCTGAAAGAGGGGATGGAAGGTGTCGACCTCGTGGTCTGTAACTACCACCACCTGCTCGACCCGATGATTCGCGAGCAGTTCTTCCGGTGGTTAGACCGCGAGGCCGACGACATCATCACCGTCTTCGACGAGGCGCACAACATCGAGGGGGCGGCGCGTGACCACGCCAGCCGCGCCCTCACCGAGAACACCCTCGAAAGCGCGATGAACGAGTTGGTGGACGTAGACGACTCGCGCGCCGAGAGCGCCCGCAACGTCGTCGGGGCGTTCCTCGACGCACTCCGCGAGAGCTACGACGAAGCGTTCGGGTTCGGCGAACGCGAACAGGTCGGCGAGAACTGGTACGACCTCTCTATCGCCAGCCAAGGCCGCAGAGACGACCTGACGATGGAGTTCCTCCGGTCGTACGAGGGGCGCGGCATCGACGTGGAAGTCGAACTCGCCTTGCAGTTGGGCAAACGCCTCGACGAGCAGTACGAAGACGAGTACAAGAACGGCGAGGCGACGACGCGGAAAGAGTGTCAGACCCTGCAGGCGGCGAACTTCATCGCCGACTGGATGGAGATGGGTGACGAACTCGGCCGCCATCCCATGCTGTCGGTGCGGCGTGACGGCGGCACCGAGGAGATATACGGCCGTGCCGAACTCTACACCTGTATCCCTCGGGACGTGACCCGCGAGTTGTTCAACGAGGTCCACGCGAGTATTCTGATGTCGGCGACGCTGCGGCCGTTCGACGTGACAGAACAGACACTCGGCCTCGAAAAACCCGTGACGATGGCCTACGGGCTCGAATATCCCGAGGAGAACCGACGGACGTTCGCCGTCTCGTTGCCGGCGCTGTTCTCGTCGGAACGCGACAATCCAGCGACCCAAGAGACCATCGAGCAGTTGCTGGTCGACGCGGCCCGCTTCACACCGGGGAACACGCTCGTGTTCTTCCCCTCGTACGCGGAAGCAGAGCGCTACCACGAGCGACTCAGGGCGAATCCGATGGCCGACTTCGACTTCTTCCTCGACGAACCGGGCGTCCGCGCTGAGGAAGCACGACAGGAGTTCGTCGGCAAAGACGACGCTATCCTCCTCACGTCGCTGTGGGGAACACTCGCCGAAGGGGTGAGTTTCGACGGCGACGACGCGCGAACCGTCGTCGTCGTGGGCGTTCCGTATCCGCACCTCTCCGAACGATTGGAGGCAGTTCAAGACGCCTACGACCGCATCTATCGCGGCAAGAAAGAAGCAGGGTGGCGCTACGCCGTCGAGATTCCGACCATCCGCAAGACCAGACAGGCACTCGGGCGCGTCATCCGTGCGCCCGACGACTTCGGTGTGCGCATCCTCGCCGACAAACGCTACACGCGCGAGAGTTCGTCGATGGGCAAGTACGG
The genomic region above belongs to Haloferax marinisediminis and contains:
- a CDS encoding ATP-dependent DNA helicase, whose amino-acid sequence is MAHANGPRDDDNDSERAWRFFPYDEPYPNQEAAMSGISDALDDERNVLLEGATGTGKTISALVPALEYAREHDKTVVITTNVHQQMRQFIEDARAITRREPIRAVVFRGKSSMCHIDVGFQECQTLRDTTRSIVEKESDKSELSEQAQTLLDRMREGESGAGEARTAVTNELDAIDDELEQLKEGNYCDHYYNNLTQNTDEFFQWLFDDVRTPDEIFEHAGRQDLCGYELLKEGMEGVDLVVCNYHHLLDPMIREQFFRWLDREADDIITVFDEAHNIEGAARDHASRALTENTLESAMNELVDVDDSRAESARNVVGAFLDALRESYDEAFGFGEREQVGENWYDLSIASQGRRDDLTMEFLRSYEGRGIDVEVELALQLGKRLDEQYEDEYKNGEATTRKECQTLQAANFIADWMEMGDELGRHPMLSVRRDGGTEEIYGRAELYTCIPRDVTRELFNEVHASILMSATLRPFDVTEQTLGLEKPVTMAYGLEYPEENRRTFAVSLPALFSSERDNPATQETIEQLLVDAARFTPGNTLVFFPSYAEAERYHERLRANPMADFDFFLDEPGVRAEEARQEFVGKDDAILLTSLWGTLAEGVSFDGDDARTVVVVGVPYPHLSERLEAVQDAYDRIYRGKKEAGWRYAVEIPTIRKTRQALGRVIRAPDDFGVRILADKRYTRESSSMGKYGVRGSFPVEERAELVDIAPEKLKFAMLNFYNDHDAYDGDPPRP